Proteins encoded by one window of Ursus arctos isolate Adak ecotype North America unplaced genomic scaffold, UrsArc2.0 scaffold_22, whole genome shotgun sequence:
- the LOC113245838 gene encoding olfactory receptor 2D3-like, whose protein sequence is MGTENQTYLTEFILLGFSSDWQIQIILFVVFLIIYLLTLFGNLLIIVLIHIDSRLHIPMYFFLKNLSFTDLCFSTTIVPQVLFHLLVMRKTISFVGCSIQMIFFLVAGCTESSLLAVMSYDRYVAVCKPLHYSTLMTQRMCVQLTIASWATGAFVSLVDTTFTLCLSYHGQNIINHYFCEPPALLKLASEETYKAEMAIFAMGVLILLGPVSLILFSYWNIISTVIQIESGEGRLKVFSTCGSHLIVVVFFYGSTVFTYMRPNSKKISEGDKVISVFYSVITSMMNPFIYSLRNKDVKEAFRKVFGR, encoded by the coding sequence ATGGGCACAGAAAACCAAACCTATCTGACTGAATTCATCTTGCTGGGCTTTTCTTCAGATTGGCAGATCCAGATCATACTGTTTGTGGTGTTTCTCATCATCTATCTGCTAACTCTGTTTGGAAATCTTCTCATCATAGTGCTAATTCATATTGACTCTCGACTTCATATACCAATGTACTTCTTCCTTAAAAACTTGTCATTTACTGATCTCTGTTTCTCTACAACGATCGTCCCCCAGGTGTTATTCCATTTGCTGgtaatgagaaaaacaatttcCTTTGTTGGGTGTTCAAttcagatgatttttttcctagtaGCTGGGTGTACAGAAAGTTCCCTCCTAGCAGTGATGTCCTATGACCGTTATGTGGCTGTCTGCAAACCCCTTCActactccaccctcatgacccagAGGATGTGTGTACAGCTGACCATAGCGTCCTGGGCCACTGGAGCATTTGTGTCTCTAGTAGATACAACATTTACTTTATGTCTGTCATACCACGGACAGAACATaattaatcattatttttgtGAACCTCCTGCACTCTTGAAGTTGGCTTCAGAAGAAACCTACAAAGCTGAGATGGCCATCTTTGCAATGGGTGTGTTAATTCTCCTTGGTCCTGTCTCCCTCATCCTTTTCTCCTACTGGAATATTATCTCCACTGTGATTCAGATAGAGTCAGGTGAGGGGAGGCTCAAGGTCTTTTCTACTTGTGGTTCTCATCTCATCGTTGTTGTCTTCTTCTATGGCTCAACAGTATTTACCTACATGCGTCCAAATTCCaagaaaataagtgaaggggataaGGTGATCTCTGTGTTCTACTCAGTCATAACATCCATGATGAACCCATTCATTTATAGCCTGAGAAACAAGGATGTGAAGGAGGCATTTAGGAAAGTGTTTGGAAGATAG
- the LOC113245827 gene encoding olfactory receptor 2D3-like — MGEGNQTYVTEFVFLGLSQDPQTQVLLFFLFLIIYLLTVLGNLLIIVLIHIDSRLHTPMYFFLRNLSFADLCFSTTTVPQVLVHFLVKRKTISFAGCSTQILVLLLVGCTECALLAVMSYDRYVAVCKPLHYSTIMTRWLCVQLAIGSWVSGAFVSLVDTTFTLRLPYKGNNIINHFFCEPPALLKLASTNTYSTEMAIFAMGVVILLAPVCLILVSYWNIISTVIQMQSGEGRLKTFSTCGSHLIVVVLFYGSAIFAYMRPNSKIMNERDKMISVFYSAVTPMLNPIIYSLRNKDVKGALRRVTAKSSF, encoded by the coding sequence ATGGGAGAAGGAAACCAAACCTATGTGACTGAATTTGTCTTCCTGGGCCTCTCACAGGATCCACAGACACAAGTcctgctctttttcctttttctgatcaTCTATCTGCTGACTGTACTGGGAAATCTGCTTATCATTGTGCTCATTCACATAGACTCTAGactccacacacccatgtactttttccttaGAAACCTGTCCTTTGCTGATCTCTGTTTTTCTACCACCACAGTGCCCCAGGTGCTGGTCCACTTCCTGGTAAAGAGGAAAACCATTTCCTTTGCTGGATGCTCAACACAGATACTTGTTTTACTTCTGGTTGGGTGTACAGAGTGTGCACTGCTGGCGGTGATGTCCTATGACCGGTATGTGGCTGTCTGCAAGCCCCTGCACTACTCCACCATCATGACACGGTGGTTATGTGTCCAGCTGGCCATAGGGTCCTGGGTCAGTGGAGCGTTTGTGTCTCTGGTGGACACCACATTCACACTGCGTCTGCCCTACAAAGGGAACAATATTATCAACCATTTTTTTTGTGAACCTCCTGCCCTCCTGAAGCTGGCTTCAACAAACACCTACAGCACAGAAATGGCCATCTTTGCAATGGGCGTGGTCATCCTCTTAGCTCCTGTCTGCCTGATCCTTGTCTCCTACTGGAATATTATCTCCACTGTGATCCAGATGcagtctggggaggggaggctcaaGACTTTCTCTACCTGTGGTTCCCATCTCATTGTTGTTGTCCTCTTCTATGGTTCAGCAATATTTGCCTACATGAGGCCAAACTCCAAGATAATGAATGAAAGGGATAAAATGATCTCTGTGTTCTACTCAGCAGTGACACCCATGCTGAACCCCATCATTTATAGTCTGAGAAACAAGGATGTCAAAGGGGCTCTCAGGAGAGTGACTGCAAAATCGTCTTTTTGA